The sequence CTGAAAGGTTCTTGACTAAAGTGTTCAGAACAAAACGGATTGTTTGGTTAATTTAAGTTTTGATTGTAGTGGGAAAGGCAGGGAGAACGAAAGAACTTCCTCTAAATGTTGGCTTTGGAATTGAATGTTGGTGGTGCCAATTAATAGGAGGTATTATTAAAGCGGTATTTAATCATGTTCACAGAGACCAGGTTGTTCTGTCAAAATTAACATGTTGTCATACACATGTCAgtctcaggtgagtgctgtatcTGACAGCAttcataaaatatatgcaaaaatttCAGGAGTTTATCAGACTGAATATTCTGAGGTAAAGCTCTGATTGTGAGGGCACTTTTTAATACACATAGCAAACCTCCTATTTTAGCCCACGTTAGCCAACACCCATTGATAACAATAGTTTGCACTGCGCTACactgcaaatataaatataattttaaatgtcaaattcttttaaagggattgtaacatttacatttaaggaATTAGTAGGTAAATTGCATTGAGTTTAGTGGAAATTTAATTCATCGAAACATTAATCCTCAGGCACTGGTTGTCAAAATAATGTTATTTAGCACAAAATAGTTACCAGTAAGCTTTTTAGGTGTTATTGGGAGAAGATATATCAAACTAAGGAGTCTATTTATGCATTTCTCTACATTATAGTTTCTTATTGCAGTGAcaagaaataaaacatataaagaacGTAGCTATTAAAATTCTTAAGCCGGGACAACAACTCCAATAAGAGCCTGTCCCGGCGATTAGTCTATAGTAAAGGGATCGCAATTGCGATCGCTTTACTTCACAGGTTCTAACCTGCCCTATGCACTGGGCATGTgaggacataaaaaaaaaaaaaaaaaaaaaaaaaaaaggaaaaaggaaaaagaaaaaaagtagtgaagggggagcacgaagCCTGTCGGAGAGGGATCCAAAGATACCTCTTCTGCAATGCTCTCCCAATATAATAGAATGGCTAACGTCATCTTGATAAATTAGTCCTGACCGCAATCGCCATTGAGAATAATGGGGGACTGTTGTATTATGTGGTAGTTTGCTTAAAGCATATCCTTTGTTAGGCTAATTGTTTAATTTTGCCTAAACCATTTGAAAAACTACATTTACGCATGATTTAAagattcataaataggccccaaactTTGATTATTTACAAGTAGCAACTAGCAAGGACAGGGGACAACAAAACTAACTAGAAGACAAAACACAAGTTATAATGCATGTATGTgggaaaaaaaaggtgttttttgttttacacaacaacaaaaaacacccaaaaaacAGCATTGCAGCTCTTCACTGAAAGTGAAACTTACAGCTATTGGTCTGTGTATTCAGGATTCCACTCTTCACAGCTAGGATACCAATGAAGACTATAACCAGCACTACACACAGTACCCACAAGAGTCTAGTCAAATAATATTCAAGACTTCTGGCCCAGTTAGGCTTCCAATTGCCAGTCTTGTCCCGTTTCAGGGATGGTAAAGTCTTGTGAGAAAGACTATCTATTGCCGCCCACTTATTGTGGGTGCCTTGCTCATCATATCTGTACCGATTTGTACACTGGTCCTTGTTTGCCGTCCAGATGTACGGACTGTTGCTGCTTTCACCTGTTGATCCTAACCTCAAATTCTCACTAGAGTATCCATTGTAGCGAGCAGAGCCTGTAACAAAACCTTCACCTGTCAAGTTCCTCCTGTCCCTCTTCCACAGCCCGCTGGCCTCGGTGTGGAGAGCAGGAGTAGCACTTCTCCTGGGATACAAGCTATCATCTACTCTCCTATCTGCTCTCCAGTTGCTATCTGCCTGTGAGGTATCCCTACCCCAGGAGAACCTTTCCTCGGGGGGCTCGTGTTGTCTATGAAGTTTGGGCAACAAGTTGGACCTTTGTGTTTCCCAGGGCTCcttgtcttctttttcttcttcttcgcTGTCATCGCTTTGTTGCTGGTGCCGCCGTCTCACGCCTTCACTGCGCCTGAGATTCTCGCTATTCCCGGTTTTGTTTCGGTGCTTCTTAGCCTCTGTGCGCAACTTTTCAAGCTTCTTCTCCAGGATACCGCGTGTACTATCAGTGATCGGTCCCGGCGTGAAGCCAAGAGATATTAGCTCCCGTTTGAGCCTGTCGTCCGACATGTTTCCGTATCCTACCATTACGTCACTGGAAGTGGAGACGAGTAATCTTATGAACTCACGCTGATGAAGCCTACAGCAGCCATATTTGTGTAGGAGAGTCGGAAGTAATATGGGACTTGCACAGAGTAATACGGTAGCTGTTCCTCATTGTACGTAACGTTCGAAGCTCTAGGCTCAAACATGGACACAGACACCAGCAAAATATTGAAGTGTGGGGTTTAAACACAAAAGTTCACTCTTTATGGCCGACTAGGCGTCTGTTAATGTTCCCTTTAATTTAAGGTGTGAGCAGACATTTTTTGGTGAGCTCAAGGGTGAACTTGTGGGTAGAAAACTGGTACCATAGCTCCTGAATCAAAACAAAATCGTTTAAATTCTTTCAAAgtactttttaaagtttaaagagaCCCACCACTTAGCCAAAATTCCTTGGCCAACATTCTCTTTCCCAGCAAAtaacgaggctgaagttagcttcttatttggCCAGCTTaatattcatgctccagcttccgattgccctgatcgccccccccccccccttatacaaattgcaatagtatttagcctgacccaacaaggttttgggcatgaaatcggGGCAAagtcattttgaataagtagctgtagttttgcaagggttaaattcaGTTGGGCCACAAATTTGAtggtgggaatcaacacagggtggtcagttacatataaaacacttcTCTTTTGCTTGGCCCAATACTGTTTTGGGCTTAAAATCAGGTGGCAAAATGGAAACAGGTAGCATTTTGAGCAtattgaataagtagctgtagttttgcaagggttaaatgccgtggGGCCACTAATTggatagtgggaatcaacacagagtggtcagttacatataaaaagcTTGTCTTTTACCTGGCCCAACACTCTTTTGGGCACAGATAgctttttcattattttgaataagtagctgtagttttttattaaataaatgccatatcactttgtccaaaataacATAGACTATATGCAACATCAAAGGTTAAAATGGACTAATAGGAACGAAACTTCACATTATCATAAAACCCAATTCTCCTACAATGacaatccctccacaaaaactattgcatcacttcacaaatgagaataattatatacatcaaagaaacatgacatcctctaacacaatactctgcattacaacaaccctgtcaccaatctataatacatacatgccaacttttaagatttctccaccgggggagaagtcatgtgacatggggtaggaggagggtgtGGTTACATTGTCGCGTCAGCATaacccgcccccactgtaaaaagccaaaattcacggcattgaatggaggtgcggagcttaatgacacgattaaacCCCACACcttccattcactgccgtgaattttgccaaatgcgggagctttgcctactcttctggagtCCGTAAGAGCctccgggaattccgggagagtaggcaagtatgctataataCCACCCACCCAAATTTTACAGTCAGGGAATGAAAACTAactataaatgtatgtaaaccttactaaaaaaaaaaggaatttcctCTAATAGTGAAAAAACAGGATAGATAGCCAAGAATCGAGAGACTGCCAGATGTTTGTActgttgattcccactatcaaataatatatggtgactgtgcctccttatttcatgcccaaaaccttcTTGGGTCAGGCATATATAAGGGACCCCttttagtgttaatctgatgtgaaatcagtgatccaacttgatttaatcctttaaaaataagcttttctaaataagaagctggagcatgaataagaagtgaataagaagctggccgaataagaagctaacaTGAGCCTGGTCAGCAAACATTCCTTGTTTTTaggggtggatctagacttttctCCAGTCGTGACTCTTTCCCGTCTCCAGTTCCAATTCCTGTAGgccctgtgccctacaacaccatggggcatattcaattagctgcgatgttaAGATGGACATAACAGCTGCCCTTTTTCTATGGTAATATGGTACCACAATATTGCAGACttcccttcacaaccctatgggaTAAagggaaatccacgatgttgcggtaaTGCAGAGTGGCTTTGCGCCCATCCCAGAGGCACTCCACACATTACTGTGTCACACAActtaatgtattttaggatacaagtcaGTCAGATTCATTAtctgctttattttaagtaaaaaaacactaatagctataaaatcacaacagcAAGAGCAATATTTAACAGATATGTCTGCCCCATCATCAGACTGTTCCTCCTTCATCATGctgctgtcccccttcatcatactgcacCCCATTGATCACCATGCAATGGCGTGTTGTGTACAACACAGCTATCTTTGGTGTAAAAGCCCCAGGGTGCACCGCACAGCTTCTACTTTGGCGCATACTACAGATTATGTTGAGGAAGTGGTAGGATTGACACCACTGGAATGAGAAATGCCAGTGAAAAGGCCAAGTTAAACAGAGGAGTATTAGCAATATTATAAGGGTGCCATGCCATGGCCGAATGATATGTTTGAATGTATGTAATTTGAGATTCTATGTTATATGGAAGTACTCATTTTtaccaatatgtaaataaatgttttaagcaTTCATGCTTGTTGTTTACTATTTACTTACTCTGCCACTTGTTGGTATGTCTTTGGTTTTCCGAGATACAGATGATGAGCTGGACTGCCCGTGGGGCAAGTTGCCAGTGGTTGGTCTTGCAATTTCTTGATCACCTGTGAACTTTAGAAGTATGAAGTACCACAACTTTGGTACTTGGATATCTTCAGCCCCTACCCCAGGGGTAGCCTCCAACTAATTGAATTATTTGTGGAATACAGTCCACATGTTCTGTATCTTTCTTTTCACCCATTCTGCAGTTGCCTCTGGATAATGAGGAAGACAAACTCTGACCATACCCACATACGCCTTCATTATCTTCTGCATGTTGGAGTAGTCCTTGTGATCTGTAAgcctcaataaaatccttcatgttGAAATTCCTGAAAATAGATAAAACATGTAATATTTCCATACACACAGAACTCATATATAAACAAAGTCAGATGTAATAAAGTACTTACCTTGCTATAATAGTAAAGAAATGAGGTAGAGAATTTGTGTAATCCGTTCAGAAAGTTTCAAAACTGTAATCAAGTCTCTGTGCTCAGCAAAAAACAGTCACCATGGATGAACACTAATGGTGAATGAACACGAATGATCCATACCAGTTTGTTAATGCCTACATATGCACGAGAATCTTCTAGATAAACAGAGAAGTAAGATTGTTGCCAGCAGTATGTGACAACATGGAGCAAGATAAAGTGAACACCTAAGCTGACTTTTAGCTACAATTTAAAGTTACATGAAGCCAACGAGACTTTTAACAGGAAATATTTAACTAGTAAATTGCATTGTATTGTAAACCGAACACACAGAGTGCATTGGAACAAAGCAACAAGGGATGAATACATAAAATTAGAATATGTTCcaatattaaaagtaaaatataatgtaGTTATAAAGaacatcatattttttttttattaataatgtaaaaattcCATTCAAATAGATTGCCAACAGTAATACAAAGtaaggatgtgcaccggccacttttggtgtttcgggttttaggttctgattagcttgaggttttgggttctgatttgttttgccaaaacaccccacgaaaggttttggttctgattttgggttttgggttctgatttttttttaaaaaaagcataaaaaggtgctaaaatccatatttttggttatttttcactcctacactattattaacctcaataacattaatttccactaatttccagtctattctgaacacctcacaatattgtttttaggccaaaaggttgcaccgaggtagctggattactaagctaagcgacacaagtgggcggcacaaacacgtggcccatctaggagtgacactgcagtggcagacaggatggcagtttgaaaaactaggccccaaagagcacataatgccaaaaaaagagttgcaagatggaattgtccttgggccctcccacccacccttatgttgttgaaataggacatgcgcactttaacaaaccaatcatttcagcgaaagggcctaccaaactgtggctgaaatgattggtttgtttggacccccccaaaacgagctggcaaagaaaaaaaagaggtgcaagatgtaattgtccttgggccctcccacccacccttatgttgttgaaataggacatgcacactttaacaaaccaatcatttcagcgacagggcctacaaaactgtggctgaaatgattggtttgtttgggcccccacaccaaaaaagctattcatctctccctgtacaaactaaactggctctactgaggcaagatgtcgtcctcatcctcatcctctgattcctcgcccccttcagtatgtacttcctcatcctcacacattatcaattcgtccccgctggactccacaaccacaggtccctctgtagtctctggaggccagtgctgttcttgattgaggaattgataattcatttttatgaacatcattttttcaacgttttgcggaagcaacctcctacaccgctcactgaccaggttccccgctgcactaaaaactctttccgagtacacactggaggggggacaacttaggtaaaatatagccagtttgtacaggggcttttaaactgcctttttttcctgacagtaaaaataaggactgtctgacatgtctacttggatggtgtcagcatagtaatcctccaccattttttcaattgtgacagcatccaatccgctgtagacttgtgtccgccggaaacagagacacaacatacgctttaaaccgaggatccagcacggtggccagaatgtattcctctgactttaaaagagtgaccaccatcggatcctggcaaagcgttcgaagggcttcatccacaagagcaacatgcttggtggaatcgcaatgctttaacagctcctccctcactttctccagctgcttctgcaacagcctgatcaggggaatgacctgactcaagctgtcAGTGtcggcaagttcaaacggctggagaaccttgcacaacacggaaatcagtctccactgcgcttgactcaggcgcatccccactccttttcctatgtcgtaggtgtgctgtgtaggcttgaatggccttttgctgctcctccatcctctgcagcatatagagggtggagttccagcgcgtcacaacctcttgtttgaggtgatggcagggcaggttcagccttttttgatgttgctcgagtctgcggtaggcactggcagaatgccgaaagtgtccagcaattttgcggtccaccgcaagcatctcctgcacacccctgtcactcttcaggtaatgctgcaccaccaaattaacggtgtgggcaaaacatgggacgtgctggaaattgcccatatgtaatgcccgcacaatgttactggcgttgtctgacaccacaaatccccagcaGAGTCTAAGtgtggtaagccactgcgagattatttccctcagtttctctaagaggttgtcagcgttgtgcctcttattaaaaccggtgatacacaacgttgcctgccttggaacgagcagccgttgtggagatgctgctactgatgcagcgctgctgttgctgcggaaggcgatgcatctacccagtgggctgtcacagtcatatagtccttcgtttgccctgaaccacttgttcacatgtccgtggttaagtggacagtgggtacaaccgcatttttcagagcactgaggacactttttcttacttctctgtacattccgggtatcgcctgcctagtgaagtggaatctagatgggatttggtaccggggattcaatacctccatcaaccgtctaaatcccactccactgatggcggacaccggacgcacttctaacaccaacatagctgttacagccgcagttatccgctttgcaatagggtgactactgtcgtactttgtgctcatggcaaacaactgttggacggtcaactgtttggtgaaagacgtagcgttcttacgacttcccctctgggaagatgaccgactaccagcagcagcagcggcagtagtaggcgtaccgctgcaggattcctcggataaatcccggattgaagaggactcagtctgtctggtgacatggcctgcaggactatatctgatggagatcgtggaggaagttgacgaggagggtgttggtggtgtgtatccaacaggaccaagggatttgggtatccctggactgctgacggtcctagccacaggtcctgaactaaacactgaattatgaaggtacttcaggtgacgtataagggaggatgtccctaggtggccaagatccttagccctgcttatttgagctttacataagctacatatggccatacatttgttgtccggattgggataaaaataactccagaccgaagaggtggattttttggtcttctgaccaggcatgacgatgggctttttcatcccatggacaacaactgtttctccccctggtgcctcatttaagataaccacatcagcatcctcctcgtcaagttcctcctcagcgccagctacatcaatatcctcctcccggtgtacaacattcacaccttcattagccaaatctgtaactggactgtgggtgatccttccagcatatgcagagggcgtgctgcaaatgctggatggagtcacctcttcccgtacagtgatgggaaggtcagggttcacaaccaacaacacccttggactcgccttggggatttgtgatgtcatctgtttagaaggcagagttctttgctgttttgttgttgttgctgacagcataactctcttaaattttttgtagggggaggaggaggagggcttagatccttgggtgaagctggaccactagtcatgaacacgggccagggcctaagccgttccttgccactacgtgtcgtaaatggcatattgccaactttacatttctcctcagatgattttaagtttctctttttgctattttttgagaacttgggctttttggattttacatgccctgtactaggagattgggcatcgggcttgccagacgacgttgatggcatttcattgtctatgtcatgactagtggcagcagcttcagcattaggaggaagtgggtcttgatctttccctactttatcctccaaattttggttttccattatatgtagcacaagagagcgtacccctaagccacacacactcggcaaagcctttaaaaattatatgcggcacaggagagtagcactggacttatactgctgaatcagtgaactttgtaatagcagtaccactggacttatactgctgaatcagtgaactttgtaatagcagtaccactggacttatacactgctgaatcagtgaactttgtaatagcagtaccactggacttatactgctgaatcagtgaactttgtaatagcagtaccactggacttatacactgctgaatcagtgaactttgtaatagcagtaccactggacttatacactgctgaatcagtgaactttgtaatagcagtgccactggacttttactgctgaatgtgtgaacttggtaatattgcagtaccaatgggcttatatactgctggattggttttgcaaatttggttaaaattattttttttaaaaaatttttatttagcttttttttataactttttttttattttttaaaaacttgggaataatggggaaataactatgcccttagaagcacagagcacaggacacagcaccactggactgaacaggacacagcacaggacccagcagcactactgaactcagcagg is a genomic window of Mixophyes fleayi isolate aMixFle1 chromosome 2, aMixFle1.hap1, whole genome shotgun sequence containing:
- the LEMD2 gene encoding LEM domain-containing protein 2, whose amino-acid sequence is MVGYGNMSDDRLKRELISLGFTPGPITDSTRGILEKKLEKLRTEAKKHRNKTGNSENLRRSEGVRRRHQQQSDDSEEEEKEDKEPWETQRSNLLPKLHRQHEPPEERFSWGRDTSQADSNWRADRRVDDSLYPRRSATPALHTEASGLWKRDRRNLTGEGFVTGSARYNGYSSENLRLGSTGESSNSPYIWTANKDQCTNRYRYDEQGTHNKWAAIDSLSHKTLPSLKRDKTGNWKPNWARSLEYYLTRLLWVLCVVLVIVFIGILAVKSGILNTQTNSLKLLPSDCEGRKDSFCKAKEKQIALKILSELYDFLSIEAGRFECGNPYGLSSKCVPFNTAKEHVLNVGGHAPEKFDAAVDWMLNSDGHLGIWAKGEDTEETVTARAKIFCFESSRPRLGVTCRMKNALYTAISNLFLALLGIFILWLVLILLRYHWQRLEEEEKQMFDMIEKIIDVVKCHYKDWTLGIEQNAYVGILHVRDTLIIPQDRKRLKKVWDRALQFIEDNESRLRTESQRVAGADLRVWRWTHSPNEYYNERMMSASPLSSSMYE